AGGCGGCTCCGGTTGCTCTAGTGGCTCCTGCTATCCACGGTTAATTCCTCCTCGGTTAACGGTTGAGTCTGTTAAGTCATCAGCGCTCCCTTCCCAGGGGGTCGCTTGTTATATGGGCTAAAGAATTTCCAGGCATTCACCTTAGAATAAGGATGAATTTACCCGCCAGCATCCATGTCTCGACATAATCCCTACACCTTACAAATGCAGATTACTCAGCTGTTCGAGCAAGGGCAGTCGTTTTTTGCCACCATTAGGGTTCAAGACTGGTTGCGCGATCGCAACGAAGATCCTAGTTTGTATGAGATTTTGTTTCACGAAAAGTCAGTGCCCTCTGGAGTTAAAGCTACCAAGCTGATTGAGATTGAATTACGCCGCCGAGACGGGCAGGCGATCGATCCCTGGCTGCAGCAAGAGATTAATCGACAGGTCTAGGCGGTCAGGGCTTGACGAGTTGTGAGCAACTAGGGCAAACTAGAGAACGCACTCTAGGGGCTATAGCGCAGTTGGTAGCGCACCTCAATGGCATTGAGGGGGTCAGCGGTTCGAGTCCGCTTAGCTCCATTGGTTGGGGAACCAACTACAGGTAAGGCTTTTGGGAATTCAGTGAGATACACTCGGCACTGTCCTGTTAAGGAGTGAAGCCCTCAAATCCTTTGGATAATAGTATTTCGGAGATCTTCAAGAGCCGCTCAATGAAGCTGATCGTCCAACCCTCAGAGGCTGAGGGGGAAAAGGTTCTCACCCACTCGGGTGTAGAGTTCATTGCCTTCTATGGTGACTTCTCCTCCCTCAGGAGCACGGGGAGACTAGGCGGTGAGAAGAGTGGATAAACGCTCTTCTCAATCCGTGATACTGCTGGATGATTTACCCACGACTCTTCCGGCTGCCCTGATGCCAAGCCCTTCATGTCTGGCTTTGAGCGCCATCTCTACGGTTGCTACTGGGGTTCTCAGACGAACCATCGCAAGTGCGAATACGCTCATTGAAGCGACGACCACAAACCTTACAGAGGTATCCTTGGAGCTCTTGGTTGCTCTTCAGAGTCTTGCTACCGTTCTTGACGACTGGTTCGCTCTTGTAATAGACACAATTCTTGAGTCTTAGATGCTTTACTAGATATACAGTCTAGCTCTCACTCCCTAAGCTGATAGTGCCAAATTTTGCACAATGGGCAGTAAAATCTGAACACCTTAAAATCAACCTGCTAAATCAGATCCAGCTTCAGGCCAGCCGTCGACGTAGCTTGATTCCAGCTTCATCAGAATTTTGGGCTTGAGTTTTTCAAACTCTGCTCGCAGAACGCTTTTACTTAATGGAGCTTGATCCGTAGTGTTGATTTGACTGGAGTTTGCCCACTCTTTTAGCAGCGGTCCCTGAAAAGCAGAAATTGTCGAGGACATGACATGCACACAGCGGTGCGGATTTTCCCAGGGGAAAAACAGTAGTTGATACTGACCTTTGTCCCCCAATAGGCGTACCAGTTCTTGACCCTTGGAAGTTTTGAGATCCAAGTAACAGGGAAGCCACCGCGGCCCGTGCTGACGACTATAGAGCACCGTTGCCCACAGTAGCATTGGATGGGGTGACTCCAAAAACAGAAATTGATTGTAGCGGGTACAGACCCAGCGATTCTGAATATCTTGCTGATGCAGCATGATCCATAGGCTAGCCACAGCCTCCCGCCCAGTGTACACCACTTGGGGAAAGACAATTTCGGCAACGGGCATATTAGAGGGCCAAAGAGCCATCAAACAAGCTTGTTCTATGGAAACCGCGGCGACGGCGGCAGGGGGAGTTGGCGGCGGGGCAAGGCTATTAGTAACGACTGGTATGGGAGGGGTGGTTGGTAATGAAGGGGCAAAGCTCCCTGTAGCTGACAGGTTGGGGGTAGGAGGGGTAGTTGGGGATGAGGGAGGGGTGGTCAGACTGCGTTCAATCTCATCCAGTCTCTGAAGAATGTCGCTCACTGTCTGGGGGCGATCAGCGGGAGCCTTCGCCAGACAGCTCATCACGAGGGACTCTAGCGCTTTGGGATGGTTGGAGTGGGGATCTGCTTCACAGAAGGGACGGGGAGGTTGAAAATGATGGGCTTTGTACCAGCTGCCAAAGGTATGGGAGTCTGGATACAAGGGCATTTTATTCAGTAGCATTTCATACATCAAAATCCCTAGGCTGTAGATATCAGCCCGGTTATCCAGATCCTTGCCCTCCATTTGCTCCGGCGAAGAGTAGGCTAGCGTCCCCATAAAGGAACTGGTTTGATCACCGTCACTTTGCAGCAATTTTGCAATCCCAAAGTCTAAGATTTTGACAAGATCCCCCATGGTCGGATCTTGACAGATCAAAATATTCCCTGGCTTAATATCACGGTGAATAATGGAATTAATTTCGCCTTTGAAGGGGATTCCTTGGTGGGCGCATTCCAGCCCCAGACAGATCTGGCGTGCTAGTTTCAAAAATTTAGGGAGGGTCAGGGAGCGATCGCTGATCAGATCGCCGAGACTTTCACCCTCAAGGTACTCCATGACATAGAAGGGGATCTCCTCATCCCCCACCCCGTAGTCCATCACCC
Above is a window of Neosynechococcus sphagnicola sy1 DNA encoding:
- a CDS encoding serine/threonine-protein kinase, with translation MRVMDYGVGDEEIPFYVMEYLEGESLGDLISDRSLTLPKFLKLARQICLGLECAHQGIPFKGEINSIIHRDIKPGNILICQDPTMGDLVKILDFGIAKLLQSDGDQTSSFMGTLAYSSPEQMEGKDLDNRADIYSLGILMYEMLLNKMPLYPDSHTFGSWYKAHHFQPPRPFCEADPHSNHPKALESLVMSCLAKAPADRPQTVSDILQRLDEIERSLTTPPSSPTTPPTPNLSATGSFAPSLPTTPPIPVVTNSLAPPPTPPAAVAAVSIEQACLMALWPSNMPVAEIVFPQVVYTGREAVASLWIMLHQQDIQNRWVCTRYNQFLFLESPHPMLLWATVLYSRQHGPRWLPCYLDLKTSKGQELVRLLGDKGQYQLLFFPWENPHRCVHVMSSTISAFQGPLLKEWANSSQINTTDQAPLSKSVLRAEFEKLKPKILMKLESSYVDGWPEAGSDLAG